In Rutidosis leptorrhynchoides isolate AG116_Rl617_1_P2 chromosome 2, CSIRO_AGI_Rlap_v1, whole genome shotgun sequence, one genomic interval encodes:
- the LOC139892222 gene encoding subtilisin-like protease SBT5.6: MAESNSSVPKSTETTTPAAAPEVHIIYTEQPPQDLEPESHHLQTLTSVLGSEEAAKAALLYTYKHAASGFSAKLTPDQVELISKQPGVLQVVKSMNAELHSGPALARNV, translated from the exons ATGGCGGAATCCAATTCCTCTGTTCCCAAATCAACCGAAACAACAACGCCAGCAGCAGCACCTGAAGTTCATATCATCTACACTGAACAACCTCCTCAAGATCTTGAACCTGAATCCCATCATCTTCAAACCCTCACTTCCGTTCTCGGCAG TGAGGAAGCAGCAAAAGCGGCTTTGTTGTATACTTACAAACATGCTGCTAGTGGCTTCTCTGCTAAACTCACTCCTGATCAAGTTGAACTAATTTCAA AACAACCAGGTGTTCTGCAGGTGGTGAAGAGTATGAACGCTGAGCTGCATTCAGGACCTGCACTGGCTCGCAACGTGTGA
- the LOC139892223 gene encoding calcium-dependent protein kinase 11-like isoform X2, with protein sequence MVTKKNPSKPSNAVLPHPTPRLRDHFTMGKKLGQGQFGTTYLCREKSTGIDYACKSIPKRKLLCKDDYDDVWREIQIMHHLSEHPCVVQINGAYEDNVFVHLVMEMCAGGELFDRIVQKGHYSEKEAAKLMKTIVGVVEACHSLGVMHRDLKPENFLFHSIDEDAQLKAIDFGLSVFYKPGQYLSDVVGSPYYVAPEVLHKHYGPEVDVWSAGVILYILLSGVPPFWAETDSGIFRQILRGKLDFDSDPWPQISESAKDLIKKMLDRRPQQRITAHQVLCHPWIVDDRVAPDKPLDSAVISRLKHFSAMNKLKKMALRVIAERLSEEEIGGLKQLFKMIDTDNSGTITFDELKQGLKRVGSNLKETEIKELMDAADTDSNGTIEYGEFLAATLHMNKIEREDNMFAAFSFFDKDGSGFITKDELQQASKDFGLRDAQLEEMIKEADQDNDGRIDYAEFTAMMRKADNGIKSRTTKGALNFDLAEAFGVDKNEHSQE encoded by the exons ATGGTAACAAAGAAAAATCCTTCCAAGC CATCAAACGCAGTCCTTCCGCACCCAACTCCAAGATTAAGAGACCATTTCACAATGGGGAAGAAATTAGGCCAAGGACAATTCGGTACAACGTATCTTTGTAGAGAAAAATCAACCGGGATTGATTACGCTTGCAAATCTATACCTAAAAGGAAACTATTATGcaaagatgattatgatgatgtatGGAGAGAGATTCAAATCATGCATCATTTATCGGAACATCCATGCGTTGTGCAAATAAACGGCGCGTACGAGGATAATGTTTTTGTTCATTTGGTTATGGAAATGTGTGCGGGCGGTGAGTTGTTCGATAGGATTGTTCAAAAGGGACATTATAGCGAGAAAGAAGCCGCCAAATTGATGAAAACGATTGTTGGTGTCGTTGAAGCTTGTCATTCGTTAGGCGTTATGCATAGAGATCTTAAGCCCGAAAATTTCTTGTTTCATTCTATTGATGAAGATGCACAGCTTAAGGCTATTGATTTTGGCTTATCTGTCTTTTATAAACCAG GACAATATCTATCGGATGTGGTTGGTAGTCCTTACTACGTTGCGCCTGAAGTTCTTCATAAACATTATGGACCGGAAGTTGACGTGTGGAGTGCAGGGGTTATTCTATACATCTTACTTTCCGGAGTCCCGCCTTTTTGGGCAG AAACGGATTCGGGTATCTTTAGGCAAATTTTGAGGGGAAAACTTGACTTTGACTCTGACCCGTGGCCGCAAATTTCAGAAAGCGCAAAAGATTTGATAAAGAAGATGCTCGACAGGAGACCACAACAAAGAATAACTGCCCATCAAGTCCTAT GTCATCCATGGATTGTGGACGACAGGGTCGCTCCAGACAAGCCACTAGATTCTGCGGTTATATCACGTCTTAAACACTTCTCAGCTATGAACAAACTTAAGAAGATGGCTTTGCGA GTTATTGCAGAAAGGCTATCAGAAGAGGAGATTGGTGGATTAAAGCAGTTATTTAAAATGATTGACACCGACAACAGTGGCACGATAACATTCGACGAACTCAAACAAGGGTTAAAAAGAGTTGGGTCCAACCTAAAGGAAACTGAGATCAAGGAACTTATGGACGCT GCTGATACTGACAGCAATGGTACAATAGAATATGGTGAATTCCTTGCAGCAACTTTGCACATGAACAAGATTGAGAGAGAGGATAATATGTTTGCAGCGTTTAGTTTTTTCGACAAAGATGGAAGTGGTTTCATAACAAAGGACGAACTTCAACAAGCGTCTAAAGATTTTGGTCTACGAGATGCTCAACTTGAAGAAATGATTAAAGAAGCCGATCAAGATAAT GACGGGCGTATAGATTACGCAGAGTTTACTGCAATGATGAGAAAAGCCGATAATGGGATTAAAAGTAGAACAACGAAAGGCGCTTTAAATTTTGATCTGGCAGAAGCTTTCGGAGTTGATAAAAATGAGCACTCACAAGAGTAG
- the LOC139892223 gene encoding calcium-dependent protein kinase 11-like isoform X1 — translation MKKPAQNTSLKPSNAVLPHPTPRLRDHFTMGKKLGQGQFGTTYLCREKSTGIDYACKSIPKRKLLCKDDYDDVWREIQIMHHLSEHPCVVQINGAYEDNVFVHLVMEMCAGGELFDRIVQKGHYSEKEAAKLMKTIVGVVEACHSLGVMHRDLKPENFLFHSIDEDAQLKAIDFGLSVFYKPGQYLSDVVGSPYYVAPEVLHKHYGPEVDVWSAGVILYILLSGVPPFWAETDSGIFRQILRGKLDFDSDPWPQISESAKDLIKKMLDRRPQQRITAHQVLCHPWIVDDRVAPDKPLDSAVISRLKHFSAMNKLKKMALRVIAERLSEEEIGGLKQLFKMIDTDNSGTITFDELKQGLKRVGSNLKETEIKELMDAADTDSNGTIEYGEFLAATLHMNKIEREDNMFAAFSFFDKDGSGFITKDELQQASKDFGLRDAQLEEMIKEADQDNDGRIDYAEFTAMMRKADNGIKSRTTKGALNFDLAEAFGVDKNEHSQE, via the exons ATGAAGAAACCGGCACAAAATACATCTTTAAAACCATCAAACGCAGTCCTTCCGCACCCAACTCCAAGATTAAGAGACCATTTCACAATGGGGAAGAAATTAGGCCAAGGACAATTCGGTACAACGTATCTTTGTAGAGAAAAATCAACCGGGATTGATTACGCTTGCAAATCTATACCTAAAAGGAAACTATTATGcaaagatgattatgatgatgtatGGAGAGAGATTCAAATCATGCATCATTTATCGGAACATCCATGCGTTGTGCAAATAAACGGCGCGTACGAGGATAATGTTTTTGTTCATTTGGTTATGGAAATGTGTGCGGGCGGTGAGTTGTTCGATAGGATTGTTCAAAAGGGACATTATAGCGAGAAAGAAGCCGCCAAATTGATGAAAACGATTGTTGGTGTCGTTGAAGCTTGTCATTCGTTAGGCGTTATGCATAGAGATCTTAAGCCCGAAAATTTCTTGTTTCATTCTATTGATGAAGATGCACAGCTTAAGGCTATTGATTTTGGCTTATCTGTCTTTTATAAACCAG GACAATATCTATCGGATGTGGTTGGTAGTCCTTACTACGTTGCGCCTGAAGTTCTTCATAAACATTATGGACCGGAAGTTGACGTGTGGAGTGCAGGGGTTATTCTATACATCTTACTTTCCGGAGTCCCGCCTTTTTGGGCAG AAACGGATTCGGGTATCTTTAGGCAAATTTTGAGGGGAAAACTTGACTTTGACTCTGACCCGTGGCCGCAAATTTCAGAAAGCGCAAAAGATTTGATAAAGAAGATGCTCGACAGGAGACCACAACAAAGAATAACTGCCCATCAAGTCCTAT GTCATCCATGGATTGTGGACGACAGGGTCGCTCCAGACAAGCCACTAGATTCTGCGGTTATATCACGTCTTAAACACTTCTCAGCTATGAACAAACTTAAGAAGATGGCTTTGCGA GTTATTGCAGAAAGGCTATCAGAAGAGGAGATTGGTGGATTAAAGCAGTTATTTAAAATGATTGACACCGACAACAGTGGCACGATAACATTCGACGAACTCAAACAAGGGTTAAAAAGAGTTGGGTCCAACCTAAAGGAAACTGAGATCAAGGAACTTATGGACGCT GCTGATACTGACAGCAATGGTACAATAGAATATGGTGAATTCCTTGCAGCAACTTTGCACATGAACAAGATTGAGAGAGAGGATAATATGTTTGCAGCGTTTAGTTTTTTCGACAAAGATGGAAGTGGTTTCATAACAAAGGACGAACTTCAACAAGCGTCTAAAGATTTTGGTCTACGAGATGCTCAACTTGAAGAAATGATTAAAGAAGCCGATCAAGATAAT GACGGGCGTATAGATTACGCAGAGTTTACTGCAATGATGAGAAAAGCCGATAATGGGATTAAAAGTAGAACAACGAAAGGCGCTTTAAATTTTGATCTGGCAGAAGCTTTCGGAGTTGATAAAAATGAGCACTCACAAGAGTAG
- the LOC139892224 gene encoding uncharacterized protein produces MAQYRQSGANNHNFFFDKLQNTNDQVSVGIRSSAAANPHFKQSRRRFKSRRLSVPTFLLLILTLIFLISVCAFLFFSKDDVNKENDDSSVEDEFGTDLDFLANVTRTERSKILKFGHGLVGHGRDSRYWDKDDRRRDDDYGEDLVGHSESVDNASVQTKVFDREKKVNDGNKRRLDRKVTGLYNEAGRNELKRYEAEYEASLKGVLVSGREGKDVDSLSGDVERNKHDKDNDLDDEYDDEIDMHDIRLEDYNTGLGNEHHSNVKVSQGVDDEHSSGKEDTTNLPIEDVNHSLSDDLNSSELTNNARHVNEIDVQTSRRAISERKITSKKRSKRRKYSGVCEMKILNSTVKLVEPPENRKFARFSLQYTEQEENINNLESWTPRFAGHQTLEQREQSFAAHDQTLNCGFVKSPKGYPSTGFDLAEEDEEYISSCHIAVISCIFGNSDRLRSPMGKTVSRFSRKNVCFVMFVDDNTVQTLSAEGHMPDRMGYIGIWRIVIVKNLPYSDMRRVGKIPKLLAHRLFRNARYSIWLDSKLRLQLDPLLVLEYFLWRKGHEYAISNHYDRHCVWDEVAQNKRLNKYNHTVIDEQFAFYQADGLTKFNPLDPQKLLPSNVPEGSFIVRAHTPMSNLFSCLWFNEVERFTPRDQLSFAYTYQKLRRMNPSKPFYFSMFKDCERRKIAKLFRHRSEETRYTVGQDAE; encoded by the exons atggctcAATACAGGCAATCAGGGGCCAACAACCACAATTTCTTCTTCGATAAACTTCAAAACACCAACGATCAAGTTTCCGTCGGTATTCGTTCCTCCGCCGCCGCTAATCCTCACTTCAAACAATCCCGCCGCCGATTCAAATCCCGACGTCTTTCCGTCCCTACTTTTCTCCTCCTTATTTTAACTCTCATTTTCCTCATCTCTGTTTGTGCTTTCTTATTCTTCTCTAAAGATGATGTTAATAAAG AAAACGATGACAGTAGTGTTGAAGATGAGTTTGGAACTGATTTGGACTTTCTAGCAAATGTGACGCGTACGGAAAGATCGAAGATACTTAAGTTTGGTCATGGTTTGGTAGGGCATGGTCGTGATTCTAGGTATTGGGATAAGGATGATAGGAGAAGAGATGATGATTACGGTGAGGATTTAGTGGGACATAGTGAGTCGGTTGATAATGCTAGTGTACAGACGAAAGTATTCGATAGGGAAAAGAAGGTAAATGATGGAAATAAAAGGAGGTTGGATCGTAAGGTGACTGGTTTGTATAATGAAGCTGGGCGTAATGAGTTGAAGAGGTATGAAGCGGAGTATGAGGCTTCTTTAAAAGGTGTTTTGGTATCTGGAAGGGAAGGTAAGGATGTGGATAGTTTATCAGGTGATGTGGAGAGAAATAagcatgataaagataatgatttgGATGATGAGTATGATGATGAGATTGATATGCATGATATTCGACTTGAAGACTATAATACTGGCTTAGGAAATGAACATCATTCTAATGTAAAAGTATCTCAAGGTGTGGATGATGAACATTCGTCAGGCAAGGAAGATACTACCAATTTGCCGATTGAGGACGTTAACCATAGTTTGTCAGATGATTTGAATTCTTCCGAACTTACGAATAATGCAAGGCATGTGAATGAGATTGATGTGCAAACTTCAAGAAGAGCCATTTCTGAGAGGAAAATTACTTCCAAGAAGAGATCAAAACGAAGAAAATATTCGG GTGTTTGTGAGATGaaaattcttaattctaccgtgaagCTTGTGGAACCTCCAGAAAACCGGAAGTTTGCAAGATTTTCATTGCAATACACAGAACAAGAAGAGAATATAAACAATTTGGAATCTTGGACGCCCCGATTTGCTGGGCATCAGACTTTAGAACAAAGGGAACAATCATTTGCAGCACATGATCAGACACTTAATTGTGGCTTTGTGAAAAGTCCTAAAGGATATCCTAGCACGGGATTTGATTtggctgaagaagatgaagagTATATTAGTAGCTGTCATATTGCTGTGATTTCATGCATATTTGGAAACTCGGATCGTCTCAGATCACCTATGGGGAAAACG GTTTCTCGGTTTTCTAGGAAAAACGTGTGTTTCGTCATGTTTGTTGATGATAATACGGTGCAAACTCTTTCTGCAGAAGGACATATGCCAGACAGAATGGGTTATATTGGCATTTGGAGGATTGTGATTGTGAAAAATCTTCCGTACAGTGACATGCGAAGAGTAGGGAAAATACCAAAACTTCTGGCTCATCGACTATTTCGTAATGCAAG GTATTCTATTTGGTTGGATAGCAAGCTGAGGCTACAATTGGACCCTTTACTCGTGTTGGAGTATTTCTTGTGGCGCAAGGGTCACGAGTATGCAATATCCAATCACTACGATCGTCATTGTGTCTGGGATGAAGTAGCTCAAAATAAAAGGCTCAACAAGTACAATCATACCGTAATAGATGAACAATTTGCCTTTTATCAGGCTGATGGCTTGACAAAGTTCAATCCGTTGGATCCTCAAAAGCTCCTTCCAAGCA ATGTCCCTGAAGGTTCTTTTATTGTAAGGGCCCACACTCCAATGTCAAACTTGTTCTCATGTCTCTGGTTTAACGAGGTTGAAAGGTTCACACCTCGTGATCAGTTAAGCTTTGCATATACGTACCAGAAGCTAAGGAGAATGAACCCTTCCAAGCCCTTTTACTTTAGCATGTTCAAG GACTGTGAAAGAAGAAAGATAGCAAAGTTATTTCGGCATAGGTCAGAGGAAACAAGATACACAGTTGGACAAGATGCAGAGTGA